In Penaeus monodon isolate SGIC_2016 chromosome 8, NSTDA_Pmon_1, whole genome shotgun sequence, one DNA window encodes the following:
- the LOC119576090 gene encoding transmembrane protein 165-like isoform X1, with product MLRFIWFITLLCMTFVVISAEIHPIDVEPVIKKEQPDFEDDTGNGSVLQAGSGHAPNSSLDENKKNKADVSFMHAFIAALSMIIVTELGDKTFFIAAIMAMNHPRVTVFAGAMFALTAMHVMSALFGYVITWIPRVYTFYASSVLFAIFGLKMLREGWKMKPEEAQEEFEEVQMDLRRRDDDYKQDSVEDGENKFQKEPLEEGGAGVRGRGGRRAGIFGLVSRIFLQAFTLTFLAEWGDRSQIATVVMAAREDVYGVIVGGLLGHFLCTGLAVIGGRIIATKISVRTVTIIGGITFLIFAVSALIMGP from the exons ATGCTGCGCTTCATTTGGTTTATAACTTTATTATGCATGACTTTTGTGGTCATCAGTGCAGAAATACATCCCATAGATGTAGAGCCAGTGATTAAAAAAGAGCAGCCAGATTTTGAG gATGACACGGGCAATGGCTCTGTGTTGCAGGCTGGGAGTGGCCATGCACCCAACTCCTCTttggatgaaaataagaaaaataaagcagaTGTTAGCTTCATGCATGCATTTATTGCTGCCCTTAGTATGATCATTGTTACAGAGCTAGGAGATAAAACTTTCTTCATAGCTGCAATTATGGCAATGAATCATCCAAGGGTTACGGTGTTTGCTGGAGCAATGTTTGCGTTGACAGCTATGCACGTTATGTCGG CTTTGTTTGGGTATGTTATTACATGGATCCCGCGAGTATACACTTTCTATGCCTCAAGTGTTCTTTTTGCCATATTTGGCTTAAAAATGTTACGTGAAGGGTGGAAAATGAAACCCGAGGAAGCACAAGAAGAATTTGAGGAGGTCCAGATGGATCTGAGACGCAGAGATGATGAT TACAAACAGGATAGTGTGGAAGATGGTGAGAACAAG TTCCAAAAGGAGCcattagaagaaggaggagcaggtgTTCGAGGCAGAGGGGGACGTCGTGCTGGAATCTTCGGATTGGTTTCGCGCATTTTCTTGCAAGCTTTCACGCTTACTTTCCTAGCAGAATGGGGTGATCGTTCTCAGATTGCAACGGTGGTCATGGCAGCTCGAGAG GATGTATATGGTGTTATTGTTGGTGGCTTGCTGGGACATTTCTTGTGCACAGGCCTTGCAGTCATAGGTGGACGTATCATTGCTACAAAAATTTCTGTGAGAACAG ttACAATCATTGGAGGGATAACCTTCTTGATATTTGCAGTGTCAGCGCTCATTATGGGCCCATGA
- the LOC119576090 gene encoding transmembrane protein 165-like isoform X2: MLRFIWFITLLCMTFVVISAEIHPIDVEPVIKKEQPDFEDDTGNGSVLQAGSGHAPNSSLDENKKNKADVSFMHAFIAALSMIIVTELGDKTFFIAAIMAMNHPRVTVFAGAMFALTAMHVMSALFGYVITWIPRVYTFYASSVLFAIFGLKMLREGWKMKPEEAQEEFEEVQMDLRRRDDDFQKEPLEEGGAGVRGRGGRRAGIFGLVSRIFLQAFTLTFLAEWGDRSQIATVVMAAREDVYGVIVGGLLGHFLCTGLAVIGGRIIATKISVRTVTIIGGITFLIFAVSALIMGP; the protein is encoded by the exons ATGCTGCGCTTCATTTGGTTTATAACTTTATTATGCATGACTTTTGTGGTCATCAGTGCAGAAATACATCCCATAGATGTAGAGCCAGTGATTAAAAAAGAGCAGCCAGATTTTGAG gATGACACGGGCAATGGCTCTGTGTTGCAGGCTGGGAGTGGCCATGCACCCAACTCCTCTttggatgaaaataagaaaaataaagcagaTGTTAGCTTCATGCATGCATTTATTGCTGCCCTTAGTATGATCATTGTTACAGAGCTAGGAGATAAAACTTTCTTCATAGCTGCAATTATGGCAATGAATCATCCAAGGGTTACGGTGTTTGCTGGAGCAATGTTTGCGTTGACAGCTATGCACGTTATGTCGG CTTTGTTTGGGTATGTTATTACATGGATCCCGCGAGTATACACTTTCTATGCCTCAAGTGTTCTTTTTGCCATATTTGGCTTAAAAATGTTACGTGAAGGGTGGAAAATGAAACCCGAGGAAGCACAAGAAGAATTTGAGGAGGTCCAGATGGATCTGAGACGCAGAGATGATGAT TTCCAAAAGGAGCcattagaagaaggaggagcaggtgTTCGAGGCAGAGGGGGACGTCGTGCTGGAATCTTCGGATTGGTTTCGCGCATTTTCTTGCAAGCTTTCACGCTTACTTTCCTAGCAGAATGGGGTGATCGTTCTCAGATTGCAACGGTGGTCATGGCAGCTCGAGAG GATGTATATGGTGTTATTGTTGGTGGCTTGCTGGGACATTTCTTGTGCACAGGCCTTGCAGTCATAGGTGGACGTATCATTGCTACAAAAATTTCTGTGAGAACAG ttACAATCATTGGAGGGATAACCTTCTTGATATTTGCAGTGTCAGCGCTCATTATGGGCCCATGA